A stretch of the Thermofilum adornatum genome encodes the following:
- a CDS encoding ABC transporter substrate-binding protein has product MSNTGQAKNPLFKNTLVILIVGLLIGAILGYGASTLLQHPQAQTTTQQTITVPIGALVELTGDLSSYGKRDQLAMQLAIEDVNSFAEKIGSPFRFTLLVEDSGTSPEQALARIKTLAAQGVQAVIGLEASSEVSAVKQFADSNHLVVISVGSTAMSLALPGDYVLRVVPPDSFQSRALARIIYTLGYRNVAVIYRNDAWGVGLYESFSARFKQLGGNVAGVSYDPNAKDLSAEVKRLSDIASAMGANTAVLSITFEDDGINIFRLAVKDPVLSKLKWFGTDAVVQSSKFTAEAGGEIVTLGGLPSTIFQPTENQRLQDFIQRFKQRSGGEEPHAYAMVSYDAVWLVALSVMLTGTYTGEKLVTTIPLVAQKYNGVTGLLTLDQNGDKATGDYAIWQVVKTSTGYDWQLVGWYNSATDTATFSG; this is encoded by the coding sequence ATGTCAAACACGGGTCAAGCGAAAAACCCCCTGTTCAAGAACACACTGGTCATACTGATAGTCGGCCTCCTAATAGGGGCAATCCTAGGCTACGGGGCATCCACGCTACTCCAACACCCGCAAGCCCAGACAACAACCCAGCAGACAATCACAGTCCCAATAGGAGCCCTAGTCGAGCTAACAGGAGACCTCTCATCATACGGAAAGAGAGACCAGCTCGCCATGCAACTAGCAATCGAAGATGTCAACAGCTTCGCTGAAAAGATCGGCTCACCCTTCCGGTTCACACTCCTCGTAGAAGACTCGGGCACCTCGCCAGAACAGGCACTAGCCAGGATAAAGACCCTTGCCGCCCAAGGCGTACAGGCAGTAATCGGCCTAGAAGCTAGTAGCGAGGTCTCAGCAGTAAAACAGTTCGCAGACTCAAACCACCTCGTAGTCATAAGCGTAGGCTCCACGGCCATGTCCCTCGCCCTCCCAGGAGACTACGTGCTAAGAGTAGTACCACCAGACAGCTTCCAGAGCAGGGCCCTCGCACGCATAATCTACACCCTCGGCTACAGAAACGTGGCAGTAATCTACAGGAACGACGCGTGGGGCGTAGGACTCTACGAGTCCTTCTCCGCTAGGTTTAAACAGCTAGGCGGAAACGTCGCCGGAGTCTCATACGACCCCAACGCAAAGGATCTAAGCGCCGAGGTTAAAAGGCTCTCAGACATCGCCTCCGCAATGGGAGCCAACACGGCAGTGCTATCAATAACCTTTGAGGACGACGGAATAAACATATTTAGGCTCGCAGTAAAAGACCCCGTACTCTCAAAGCTCAAGTGGTTCGGCACAGACGCTGTAGTCCAGTCAAGCAAATTCACGGCCGAGGCCGGAGGCGAAATAGTAACACTCGGAGGACTACCAAGCACAATATTCCAGCCCACAGAAAACCAGAGGCTCCAAGACTTCATACAGCGCTTCAAGCAGCGCAGTGGAGGCGAAGAACCGCACGCATACGCAATGGTCTCATATGACGCAGTCTGGCTAGTAGCGCTCTCCGTAATGCTCACCGGAACCTACACAGGTGAAAAACTCGTAACAACCATCCCACTCGTAGCCCAAAAATACAACGGTGTCACAGGCCTCCTCACCCTCGACCAAAACGGAGACAAAGCCACAGGAGACTACGCAATATGGCAAGTAGTCAAGACAAGCACAGGCTACGACTGGCAACTAGTCGGATGGTACAACTCAGCCACAGACACGGCAACATTTAGCGGATAA
- a CDS encoding 50S ribosomal protein L40e encodes MPIRDPEKLQLALNHHFRVKICRKCNARNPWNAERCRRCHSRDLRPKRYKK; translated from the coding sequence TTGCCGATTAGGGACCCTGAAAAGCTCCAGCTGGCTCTGAATCACCACTTCAGGGTAAAGATATGTAGGAAGTGTAACGCCCGCAACCCGTGGAACGCCGAGAGATGTAGGAGGTGCCACAGCAGGGACTTGAGGCCCAAGAGGTACAAGAAGTAA
- a CDS encoding DNA-directed DNA polymerase I, which produces MLYLLSVKYNGKEARAEMYFYDDEKHVLVRVPDYSDHHPYLLTDLKPDELAERYPDVLKHKGFNRLDVVEKYDPLSDRWILMTKVEALDPLSIGGAKDSIREQLKGHAWEAKIKYHHCYIYDSNLIPGMPYTLEDGKPKIVLSPIPEHIEKLIREMVKDKTELAEYLSWAQILNTPIPKLKRIAIDIEVESPQGIIPKPENAEKPVIAVAYYASDGQKGVLLLKRWQEVPEIKLGDAKITVFEDEKSLLAAAFSLINAYPVVLTFNGDNFDLPYLYNRAKKLGFKPEEIPIEWSPKAEYAELKNAVHIDLYAFFTNRSMRVYAFGNKYREGRTLDEVASALLGIGKVKHDEAISEMTPERLVEYNLRDAELTYKLTAFNDDLVVKLIILMMRISKLPIEDLTRHNISAWIRNMFYYEHRQRGWLIPNPEDILSIKGQTSTKAIIKGKKYMGAIVINPKPGVYFNVVVVDFASLYPSVIKKWNLSYETVRCPHEECRDNKIPGTPHWVCKRKRGLMSEIIGILRDLRVYVYKKGAKASKDEQEKMQYEVIQSALKVFLNASYGVFGAESFSLYCPPVAESTTALGRYSILKTMEKAVKMGIPVLYGDTDSLFLWNPTQDKLESLLQGVLNDLQIDLSIDKEYKWVVFSKRKKNYLGLLKEGKVDIKGLTGKKRNTPDYIKNVFSDIIAELSKADNILVFEKSVEKVEEKVKDSLKHLKKHEVPLDQLAFKVALTKSLKEYTKTTPQHVKAARQLLEYRKKLKLVPPDVKLEEAVPEGEIIAFVKTRNKEGVKAVQVARLDEIDPDKYIEIMKTTLQQVLDALEIDFEDLLEGKTQTLF; this is translated from the coding sequence ATGCTATACCTCCTCTCGGTCAAGTACAACGGGAAAGAAGCAAGGGCTGAAATGTATTTCTATGACGACGAGAAGCACGTCTTGGTCAGGGTTCCCGACTACAGCGACCACCACCCGTATCTCCTCACCGACCTGAAGCCCGACGAGCTGGCCGAGAGGTACCCAGACGTCCTGAAACACAAGGGTTTCAATAGGCTGGACGTTGTCGAGAAGTACGACCCGCTGAGCGACAGATGGATCTTGATGACGAAGGTGGAGGCCCTTGACCCATTGTCGATAGGTGGAGCGAAGGACAGCATAAGGGAACAGTTGAAGGGCCACGCGTGGGAGGCCAAGATAAAGTACCACCACTGCTACATATATGACAGCAACCTTATCCCGGGGATGCCCTATACTCTTGAAGACGGCAAGCCGAAGATAGTCCTATCGCCGATACCCGAGCACATTGAGAAGCTAATCAGGGAAATGGTGAAAGACAAGACTGAGCTCGCAGAGTACCTCTCGTGGGCCCAGATACTGAACACTCCCATACCGAAGCTCAAGAGGATAGCCATAGACATAGAGGTCGAGTCGCCCCAGGGGATAATACCCAAGCCCGAGAACGCGGAAAAGCCAGTCATCGCTGTGGCCTACTATGCGTCTGACGGCCAGAAGGGCGTACTGTTGCTGAAGAGGTGGCAGGAGGTCCCAGAGATAAAATTGGGAGACGCGAAGATAACTGTCTTCGAGGACGAGAAGAGCCTGCTAGCGGCCGCCTTCAGCCTTATAAACGCGTACCCAGTCGTCCTCACGTTTAACGGGGACAACTTCGACCTGCCCTACCTATACAACAGGGCCAAGAAGCTTGGATTCAAGCCAGAAGAGATACCGATCGAGTGGAGCCCAAAGGCGGAGTACGCAGAGCTCAAGAACGCTGTCCACATTGACCTCTACGCGTTTTTCACGAATAGGTCGATGAGGGTCTACGCGTTTGGAAACAAGTACAGGGAGGGGAGGACCCTTGACGAGGTCGCAAGCGCCTTGCTCGGCATCGGCAAGGTCAAGCACGACGAGGCTATCAGCGAGATGACGCCTGAGAGGCTCGTGGAGTACAACCTGCGGGACGCGGAGCTAACCTACAAGCTCACGGCGTTCAACGACGACTTGGTAGTGAAGCTCATTATACTGATGATGAGGATATCGAAGCTCCCAATAGAGGACCTGACGCGCCACAACATCTCTGCGTGGATCAGAAACATGTTCTACTATGAGCACAGGCAGAGGGGCTGGCTTATCCCGAACCCAGAGGACATACTGAGCATAAAGGGTCAGACCTCGACAAAGGCCATCATAAAGGGGAAGAAATACATGGGCGCAATAGTCATCAATCCCAAGCCCGGCGTGTACTTCAACGTCGTGGTCGTGGACTTCGCCTCACTATACCCAAGTGTCATCAAGAAGTGGAACCTGAGCTACGAGACCGTCCGGTGCCCACACGAGGAGTGCAGGGACAACAAGATACCTGGCACGCCGCACTGGGTGTGTAAAAGGAAGAGGGGGCTGATGTCTGAAATTATAGGCATCCTCAGGGACCTCAGGGTCTACGTCTACAAGAAAGGAGCAAAGGCAAGCAAAGACGAGCAAGAAAAAATGCAGTACGAAGTCATCCAGTCGGCGCTCAAGGTCTTCCTAAACGCCAGCTATGGAGTCTTCGGTGCGGAATCGTTTTCCCTCTACTGTCCACCAGTCGCCGAGAGCACTACAGCCCTGGGCAGGTACTCGATCCTGAAGACCATGGAGAAAGCCGTCAAGATGGGCATCCCAGTCCTATATGGCGACACGGACAGCCTGTTCCTCTGGAACCCCACGCAAGATAAGCTGGAGAGCCTCCTACAGGGCGTCCTTAACGACCTGCAGATCGACCTGAGCATAGACAAGGAGTACAAGTGGGTCGTATTCAGCAAGCGCAAGAAGAACTACTTGGGCCTCCTAAAGGAGGGCAAGGTAGACATAAAGGGCCTCACGGGCAAGAAGAGGAACACGCCCGACTACATCAAGAACGTTTTCTCAGACATCATCGCAGAGCTGTCAAAGGCAGACAACATACTCGTATTCGAGAAATCCGTAGAAAAAGTCGAAGAGAAAGTCAAAGACTCGCTCAAACACCTAAAGAAACACGAGGTCCCACTAGACCAGCTAGCCTTCAAAGTAGCCCTCACAAAGTCCCTCAAAGAATACACCAAGACAACCCCACAACACGTCAAGGCGGCGAGACAGCTCCTAGAATACAGGAAGAAACTCAAACTCGTCCCACCCGACGTCAAGCTGGAAGAAGCGGTTCCAGAGGGCGAGATAATAGCCTTCGTGAAGACCAGGAACAAAGAGGGAGTCAAAGCCGTACAGGTCGCAAGGCTCGACGAGATAGACCCAGACAAATACATCGAAATAATGAAGACAACCCTCCAACAAGTCCTAGACGCGCTAGAAATAGACTTCGAAGACCTACTAGAAGGAAAAACACAGACACTATTCTAG
- a CDS encoding ribbon-helix-helix domain-containing protein: protein MRQVKFYIDEEHYEELKKLAQEQGLTVPGYVKRLVLKHLGEIEGGIEENLEYLLQRQDQMRKELGRIGLDLIKLQKRVEYLERYIRREASTKT from the coding sequence TTGAGGCAGGTAAAGTTCTATATTGACGAGGAGCACTACGAGGAGCTCAAAAAGCTGGCCCAGGAGCAGGGGCTAACTGTGCCTGGTTACGTTAAGAGGCTCGTGCTTAAACACCTCGGAGAGATTGAGGGAGGCATAGAGGAGAACTTGGAGTACTTGCTCCAGAGGCAGGACCAAATGAGGAAGGAGCTCGGGAGGATAGGCCTCGACCTCATCAAGCTGCAGAAGCGGGTGGAGTACCTTGAGCGGTACATCCGTAGAGAGGCTTCGACAAAAACTTAG
- a CDS encoding ATP-binding protein has product MSGTSVERLRQKLRLYNPWWVDGLWYEKDKEFLEYKREPYKVISRMYRYIRDTLKRNRNKYGIVTIRGPRRAGKTTVIKLLIYSLINELRIDPQSIYYISLDYQRLGNTSLLEILETLAKTEGDKYIFLDEVSMYENWSLVLKNISDQGLLSQGRLIIIATGSHSMDLAQAAEKLSSSRRGELATAFNLGGNLLFTPLRFSEVAEGLSSELDSYLSSGRKRKAGIRFNILVDLKEGKINENLWDLYNGFGASLEEMFEAYLIHGGYPKAVKEFYENKKITENFYYEIAELLINDSKKAGLDPQLLRKILTELVNPKKLSGPFNVSDLTEIERNLKEKQIRDQYLQYLKSTWAFFFSYSERKDTQCQPNYNENPKLYILDPFLFYSLYAYLNNIPDPLEKSRTLLKDEKFKGLFVESVVASHLLLAQQLFEHLPGTINYDRVLMYGKTPTSESKEIDFISCIRKKNNYTVSK; this is encoded by the coding sequence TTGAGCGGTACATCCGTAGAGAGGCTTCGACAAAAACTTAGACTGTATAACCCGTGGTGGGTAGATGGCCTTTGGTACGAAAAAGATAAAGAGTTCTTGGAGTATAAACGTGAACCCTACAAAGTCATCAGCCGGATGTACCGTTATATCAGGGATACATTAAAGAGGAACCGAAACAAATACGGGATAGTAACGATTAGAGGTCCTAGGCGCGCGGGTAAAACTACAGTGATAAAATTACTTATATATTCTTTAATCAATGAGCTAAGAATCGATCCTCAAAGCATCTACTATATCTCACTTGACTACCAGAGACTTGGGAATACTAGCCTTCTTGAAATATTAGAAACGCTGGCTAAGACCGAGGGAGATAAGTACATTTTCTTAGACGAAGTCTCCATGTATGAAAATTGGTCACTGGTTCTAAAAAACATCTCAGATCAAGGATTACTTTCTCAAGGAAGACTAATAATAATAGCTACTGGAAGCCACTCAATGGATCTGGCACAGGCAGCCGAAAAGCTTAGTAGCAGTAGACGAGGCGAACTAGCAACGGCATTTAACTTGGGAGGAAACTTGCTTTTTACTCCTTTACGTTTCTCAGAAGTAGCAGAGGGGTTAAGTAGCGAGTTGGATTCGTACCTAAGCAGTGGTAGAAAAAGAAAAGCAGGTATAAGATTCAATATTCTTGTTGATTTGAAAGAAGGAAAAATCAATGAAAATTTATGGGATCTCTACAACGGATTTGGTGCATCGCTTGAAGAGATGTTTGAGGCTTATTTAATCCATGGCGGTTATCCAAAAGCAGTCAAAGAGTTTTATGAGAATAAAAAGATCACGGAAAACTTCTATTACGAAATAGCCGAACTGCTTATCAATGATTCAAAAAAGGCAGGGTTAGATCCACAGCTTCTTCGAAAGATTCTAACTGAGCTTGTGAATCCTAAAAAGCTATCCGGACCTTTTAACGTATCCGACCTTACAGAAATAGAAAGAAATTTAAAGGAAAAGCAAATCAGGGACCAATACTTACAATATCTAAAATCGACATGGGCATTTTTCTTCTCATATAGTGAAAGGAAAGACACACAGTGTCAGCCAAACTACAATGAAAACCCTAAACTATACATACTCGACCCATTCCTTTTCTACTCGCTATATGCATACCTAAACAACATACCCGATCCGCTGGAAAAGTCGAGAACACTCTTAAAAGATGAAAAATTCAAGGGGCTCTTCGTAGAAAGCGTGGTGGCTTCCCACCTCTTGCTAGCACAGCAACTCTTTGAACACTTGCCAGGAACAATAAACTACGACAGAGTACTAATGTATGGAAAAACACCCACATCAGAGTCCAAAGAAATTGACTTCATCTCATGCATCAGAAAAAAGAACAATTATACCGTTTCCAAATAG
- a CDS encoding type II toxin-antitoxin system HicB family antitoxin, producing MKVCKVALQGESSSNQGTEAHTASTRIFGQSPTLHDEILWLALPIGLKMAISFILGATMELQAVLWKEEDMYIIKEVTTGVTTQGRTIEEAIQNLKEALELYLEEFPEIVEKSR from the coding sequence TTGAAGGTTTGCAAGGTAGCTCTCCAAGGAGAATCCTCTTCCAACCAAGGCACCGAGGCTCATACTGCTAGCACCAGAATATTTGGGCAAAGCCCGACTCTTCACGATGAAATTTTGTGGCTTGCCTTGCCGATAGGACTTAAAATGGCGATCAGTTTTATTTTAGGGGCAACCATGGAGTTGCAAGCCGTCCTGTGGAAAGAAGAAGACATGTACATAATCAAGGAGGTCACTACAGGCGTAACGACACAAGGGAGAACAATCGAGGAGGCCATCCAAAACCTGAAAGAGGCGCTTGAACTTTACCTAGAAGAGTTCCCAGAGATTGTGGAAAAATCGAGATAG
- a CDS encoding DUF433 domain-containing protein, with product MRLEIGRYIVIDDEVCHGKPVFKGTRVLVSDVVELLGAGVSIEEIVRDYYPSLNEEMIREALRYFASC from the coding sequence ATGAGGCTGGAGATTGGTAGGTATATTGTTATTGATGACGAGGTTTGTCATGGTAAGCCTGTGTTTAAGGGAACCAGGGTTCTGGTTAGTGATGTTGTTGAGCTTCTTGGGGCCGGCGTGTCTATAGAGGAGATTGTTAGGGACTATTATCCCAGCCTGAATGAGGAGATGATAAGGGAGGCGTTACGTTATTTTGCATCGTGTTAA